The Solirubrobacter pauli sequence TCCCCTTCGCCTCGGTGCAGGACGAACCCGTGCCGGCTCAGGAACCGCTCGTGCTGCGCTTCACCGACCCGCGGCCCGAGCTCCAGCGTCGGCGGCTTGTTCAACGCGATCCACGCCCCCACCAGCCGCGCCTCCGCGACCGCGTCGGCCGACAGCCATCCGCCGAGCCGCCCCGCCGGCGGCGCCGCCTTCAGCGCGCGCATCGACCGGTCCACCAGCGACGACTCGGCGGCGCCCCAGTCGACCACGCGCCCGCCGGCGACCCAGATCGGGTCGAACCGCCCCGCCGCCGACGGATGCGGCGCCAGGACCAGCCGCGCGCCCGTGTGGATCGCGCGGAGCACGCCGCCCAGCCGCGCCAGCAACGACTCGAGCCGCTCGCGCCGACGTTGCAGCCACGCCGCCCGCTCGTACCGCTGCGCCGCCGACGCCTCGCGGATCTGGTCGTCCACCCGCGCCAGCAGCGCCGCGGCGCCGCTCTTGCCGACGAACAGCCGCAGCGCCTCGTCCAGCCGCTCGCGATAGACGTTCGGGTCGAGGTCGTTCAGGCAGGGCGACAGGCACCGTCCCATCTGGCCGTACGCGCTCGGATGCGCCCGGCGCGGCATCGACCGCCCGCAGTGGCGCAGCCCGAACAGCGAGTTGAGCTGCTCGACCAGCTCGGCGGCCGCCGCGCGGCCGCGCACCGGACCGACGCAGACCGCATGCCCGACGGCGGGCTCGAGCGCCACCTCGAGGATCGGGAACGGGATGTCCAGCCGGCAGCGGATGTAGACGTAGCCGTCGGGGTCGGACTTGCCCTTGACGTTGCCGGGCGGCTTGAGCGCCTTGATCAGCCGGTCCTCGAGCAGGAGCGCGCCGAGCTCGGACTCGGTGACCGTGTGGTCGACGTGCTCGGCGTGCTGCGTCCACGACGCGCCGGACGTGAAGTGCGATCGCGCGCGCACGCGCAGGTCCACGGACTTGCCGACATAGAGCGGCTGCCCGTCGGCGTCGCGGAAGATGTAGACGCCGGGCTCGTGCGGGAGCGCCGCCAGGTGCGGGCGCTCGCCGCGCGGGCGGTTCGGCACGGACGCGGGCCGCTTGCGGACCTTCTTCGCGCCGAGGATCGTGATCGCGTCGCCGATCGTCGGCGCGTTCGCGCACAGCCGGCCGAACAGCGCGCAGAAGACCCGCGCGCACGTCCGCGCGTCCGGCAGCGCGCGGTGGACCTCCTCCACGTCGATGCCGAGCGCGCCGGCCAGCGTCGCCAGCCCGCGCCGCCGCTGCAGCGGGGCGAACCGGCGCGCCATCTGCACGGTGCAGATCACCGGCGGGTCGGGCCACTCCAACGCGGCGCGGGCGAACGCCTGGCGCAGCACGCGCACGTCGAAGCGCGAGTTGTGGGCGACGAGCACGCGCCCACGCAGCATGTTCGCCAGCCGCGGGAGCACGTCCTCGGGCGCGGGCGCGTCGTCGACCATCGACTGCGAGATGCCGGTGAAGCGCTGGATGTAGCGGCCGAGCGGCTGCGCCACGCCCACCAGCGAGTCCCATTCCTCGTGCAGCTCGCCGCCGCCGACGAGGACCGCGCCGATCTCCGTCAACTCGCATTTGTCCCCGCTCAGTCCGTTGGTCTCGGTGTCGACGGCGACGAACTCAGCGGTGGCGAGCGGCAGGTCCAACATGGGCCGGACAGCATCCGACACGGGTCGGACGGTGCAACGGCGCTTGCGGCCGCGAACCCAGGTAACGTCCCGAATCCAGTGCGCCGACTCGTCATCCTTGCGACCGCCACGGTCCTCATCGCGGGATGCGGCGAGAGCGACCGGCGCACGAACCTGCCGCGCCCGGCGCCGCTGGTCAACATGACCGCCGCCGTCCAGGACGGCGTCATCCGCGTCTCCCCCACCACCGTCGGCGCCGGCCAGATCGTCCTGATCGTCTCCAACCAGTCCGACCGCCCTCAGCGCGTGACGTTCGCGACCGACGAGCTGGGCGGCACCCGCGGCGGCCGCACCGCCAGCACGCCGGTCATCCCGGCCAAGGCCACCGGCCGCCTCACGATCGACGCCCGCGAGGGCCGGTACGCGGTCAGCGTCCGCGACAAGGCCATCCGCCAGGCGCGCGTCTTCGTCGGCCCTCCGCGCGAGTCGGGCCAGAACCAGGTCCTGCTGCCGTAACCCGGCACTCATAAAAGCGCCGGGCGCATGCTGGATAGTTCCCAGCCATGCTCCACGTGTCCGACGAAAACCGCCGCTGGTGGACGCTCGCGGCGATGTGCTTCGCCCTCTTCATGGTGATGCTCGACAACACCGTCACCAACGTGG is a genomic window containing:
- a CDS encoding exonuclease domain-containing protein; the protein is MLDLPLATAEFVAVDTETNGLSGDKCELTEIGAVLVGGGELHEEWDSLVGVAQPLGRYIQRFTGISQSMVDDAPAPEDVLPRLANMLRGRVLVAHNSRFDVRVLRQAFARAALEWPDPPVICTVQMARRFAPLQRRRGLATLAGALGIDVEEVHRALPDARTCARVFCALFGRLCANAPTIGDAITILGAKKVRKRPASVPNRPRGERPHLAALPHEPGVYIFRDADGQPLYVGKSVDLRVRARSHFTSGASWTQHAEHVDHTVTESELGALLLEDRLIKALKPPGNVKGKSDPDGYVYIRCRLDIPFPILEVALEPAVGHAVCVGPVRGRAAAAELVEQLNSLFGLRHCGRSMPRRAHPSAYGQMGRCLSPCLNDLDPNVYRERLDEALRLFVGKSGAAALLARVDDQIREASAAQRYERAAWLQRRRERLESLLARLGGVLRAIHTGARLVLAPHPSAAGRFDPIWVAGGRVVDWGAAESSLVDRSMRALKAAPPAGRLGGWLSADAVAEARLVGAWIALNKPPTLELGPRVGEAQHERFLSRHGFVLHRGEGERGLASVAG